The proteins below come from a single Vitis vinifera cultivar Pinot Noir 40024 chromosome 9, ASM3070453v1 genomic window:
- the LOC100263495 gene encoding uncharacterized protein LOC100263495, with protein MLEGKALIEDTDMPVKMQIQAMACASQALDIYDVLDYKSIAAYIKKEFDMIYGTGWQCVVGSNFGCFFTHSKGTFIYFTLETLNFLIFKGASSSD; from the exons atgtTGGAAGGGAAAGCATTGATAGAGGACACTGACATGCCTGTGAAGATGCAGATCCAAGCCATGGCTTGTGCCTCTCAAGCTTTGGATATCTATGATGTCCTAGACTACAAATCCATTGCTGCCTATATCAAGAAG GAGTTTGATATGATATATGGGACTGGATGGCAATGTGTGGTGGGTTCAAATTTTGGATGTTTCTTCACTCATTCCAAGGgaacttttatatatttcacACTGGAGACTCTCAATTTCCTCATCTTCAAAGGGGCCTCTTCTTCGGACTGA